Part of the Natronobacterium gregoryi SP2 genome, AGCCGTGTTCGTTAGTCGTCTGCCAGCGTCCACTTCCCGTCCTCGGTCGACTCGACGACGCCTCGTCGTTCCATCTCCGTGAGCACCTCGGAGAGTCGATCTGGCTGGGCGATCTCCATCTCGATACGGTTGATTCCGTGCACTTCCGAGAGGGAGTGGCGGATCTCCTCTTGGGTGAACGACGCTTCTGTCGCCTGGTCCATCGTGCCGGAGACGAGATCGACCATGTCTTCGATGAAGTTCCAAGGGTAGACGACCCAGGTCCAGTCCTCGAGCCGTTCGCCGACGTAGTCGGGCTCGTACTCGCTGGTGCCGAGCAGTTGCAGCGTCGCGGTGCGGACCTCGCCGGCGTCACGGTCGTCGACGTACTCGTGAGCGCGTTCGATCGAGCCGCCGGTGTCTGCGATGTCGTCGATGATCAGCACGTCTTTCCCCTCGACGCTGCCTTCCGGCATCGGGTAGCGGACGGTCGGCTCACCGGACTTCTCGGCGGTACCGACGTAGTGTTCCATCTTCAGACTCGTCAGATCGTCCAGCCCGAGGAAGTCACAGAGACACCGACCAGCGAACCAACCGCCACGGGCGAGCGCGACGACGACGTCAGGTTCGAACTCGTCGGAACGGACGTCGTCGCTGACGTCCCGACAGAGGCTGTAAATGTACTC contains:
- a CDS encoding phosphoribosyltransferase, whose translation is MSDLPDDFDCTITNWEYIYSLCRDVSDDVRSDEFEPDVVVALARGGWFAGRCLCDFLGLDDLTSLKMEHYVGTAEKSGEPTVRYPMPEGSVEGKDVLIIDDIADTGGSIERAHEYVDDRDAGEVRTATLQLLGTSEYEPDYVGERLEDWTWVVYPWNFIEDMVDLVSGTMDQATEASFTQEEIRHSLSEVHGINRIEMEIAQPDRLSEVLTEMERRGVVESTEDGKWTLADD